One window from the genome of Chaetodon trifascialis isolate fChaTrf1 chromosome 20, fChaTrf1.hap1, whole genome shotgun sequence encodes:
- the zcchc9 gene encoding zinc finger CCHC domain-containing protein 9: protein MTRWARANNVHKHKPAEATPWSQLRAGGGRPGSAGGPSGAKHGAQRDHLRGTQPGGSAVKKPNRKKKDYVDEDVNGFMEYLQQTGQPLPKGDRGGREEERELREEVETALKKDRRREDRRIKRQQNKKSNMLCFNCRKPGHGLADCPEAERDEEMGRGICYRCGSTEHEIQKCRAKVDPAVGDFPFAKCFICGQTGHLSRSCPDNPKGLYAQGGSCRVCGSVEHFQKDCPEHQAATHSVTVPWLSNNMSADHEDVHVPVKKAKPKQTKVVVF, encoded by the exons ATGACGAGGTGGGCGAGAGCCAATAACGTCCATAAACACAAGCCAGCAGAGGCCACGCCATGGAGTCAGCTGAGAGCCGGAGGAGGTCGGCCCGGCAGCGCAGGTGGCCCCTCAGGTGCCAAACATGGAGCTCAGAGGGACCATCTGAGAGGGACTCAGCCTGGAGGATCAGCCGTGAAGAAACCCAACCGTAAGAAGAAGGACTACGTGGACGAGGACGTGAACGGCTTCATGGAGTATCTCCAGCAGACCGGACAGCCGCTGCCGAAAGGAGACcgaggaggcagggaggaggaacGGGAGCTCcgggaggaggtggagacggCCCTGAagaaggacagaagaagagaggacagaaggatAAAGAGACAGCAAAACAAGAAGAGCAACATG CTGTGTTTTAACTGCAGGAAACCCGGTCACGGTCTGGCCGACTGTCCGGAGGCCGAGCGAGACGAGGAGATGGGCCGAGGCATCTGTTACCGCTGCGGCTCCACCGAGCACGAGATCCAGAAGTGCCGAGCGAAGGTGGACCCGGCTGTGG GTGATTTCCCGTTTGCCAAGTGCTTCATCTGTGGACAGACTGGACACTTGTCTCGGTCCTGTCCAGATAATCCTAAAGGACTTTATGCACAAG GAGGTTCCTGTCGCGTCTGTGGTTCAGTGGAACATTTTCAGAAGGATTGTCCAGAACATCAGGCCGCAA CTCACTCTGTCACCGTCCCCTGGTTGTCCAACAACATGAGCGCCGACCACGAGGACGTCCATGTTCCCGTGAAGAAAGCCAAACCCAAACAGACTAAAGTGGTGGttttctga